The following proteins are encoded in a genomic region of Methanoculleus bourgensis MS2:
- a CDS encoding cobalt-factor II C(20)-methyltransferase: protein MLVGVGLGPGDPELLTLRAVRLLKEAAAVFVPGNLAYDLVRPYRPDAVILEFPMTSDEDYIRECLEENADAIAPKAKDGLVVFGIIGDPNFYSTFSRLCEVIGKHYPEVAFATEPGISSITAFASVANVPVAGGFFVSDGSGLESRIFMKVRKPAALAASLKAEGYSEFVLVERMYMPEQQVYRGDDLPEESNYFSILFARRSGA from the coding sequence CGACCCGGAACTCCTGACCCTGCGGGCGGTCAGGCTCCTCAAGGAGGCTGCGGCAGTCTTTGTCCCCGGGAACCTCGCCTACGATCTGGTGCGGCCCTACCGCCCAGACGCCGTCATCCTCGAGTTCCCGATGACGAGCGACGAGGACTACATCAGGGAGTGCCTTGAGGAGAACGCCGATGCGATAGCCCCGAAGGCGAAGGACGGGCTCGTGGTCTTCGGGATCATCGGGGACCCGAACTTCTACTCGACCTTCTCCCGGCTCTGCGAGGTCATCGGCAAGCACTACCCGGAGGTCGCGTTTGCGACCGAGCCCGGGATCAGCTCCATCACCGCGTTTGCCTCGGTGGCGAACGTCCCGGTGGCGGGTGGGTTCTTTGTCTCTGACGGAAGCGGGCTTGAGTCGCGGATCTTCATGAAGGTCAGGAAACCGGCGGCGCTTGCGGCCAGCCTGAAGGCGGAGGGCTACTCTGAGTTTGTCCTCGTGGAACGGATGTACATGCCTGAGCAGCAGGTCTACCGGGGGGACGACCTCCCGGAGGAGAGCAACTACTTCTCGATCCTCTTTGCGAGGCGGTCCGGTGCATAA
- a CDS encoding cobalt-precorrin-4/precorrin-4 C(11)-methyltransferase yields MHKVYIVGAGPGAPDLITVRGMDLLRRADVLIYAGSLVNPALVEESPAGLKLDSWGMRLDQIVDAIEEHVRAGELVVRLHSGDPALYGAIVEQMAELERRGIGAEIVPGVSSLFAAAAALKTQFTLRDVSESLIVTRPAGATLEADLIPEFSRLGQTMVVFLGTEHMEEILARVECPPDTPAAVVYHASWPDQKVVRGTVADIAAKARAAGIERTALIVIGKVVDPATSGFGRSVLYS; encoded by the coding sequence GTGCATAAGGTCTACATCGTGGGCGCGGGGCCGGGGGCGCCCGACCTCATCACGGTCAGGGGGATGGACCTCCTCCGGCGGGCAGACGTCCTCATCTACGCGGGCTCGCTCGTGAACCCGGCGCTCGTGGAGGAGTCTCCCGCGGGGCTGAAACTCGACAGTTGGGGGATGCGGCTTGACCAGATCGTCGACGCCATCGAGGAGCACGTCAGGGCCGGGGAACTTGTCGTCAGGCTTCACTCCGGCGACCCGGCACTTTACGGGGCGATCGTCGAGCAGATGGCGGAACTTGAGCGGCGCGGGATCGGGGCCGAGATCGTCCCCGGCGTCTCGTCGCTCTTCGCGGCCGCGGCTGCCCTCAAGACCCAGTTCACCCTCCGCGACGTCTCTGAGAGCCTGATCGTCACCCGCCCGGCGGGGGCGACGCTTGAAGCGGACCTGATCCCTGAGTTCTCCCGGCTCGGGCAGACGATGGTGGTCTTCCTCGGGACCGAGCATATGGAGGAGATCCTCGCCCGGGTGGAGTGTCCCCCCGATACACCGGCGGCGGTCGTCTACCACGCCTCCTGGCCTGACCAGAAGGTCGTCCGGGGGACGGTGGCCGATATCGCGGCGAAGGCCCGGGCGGCAGGGATCGAGCGGACGGCGCTGATCGTCATCGGGAAGGTGGTCGATCCGGCGACGTCCGGGTTCGGGAGGTCGGTCCTCTACTCATGA
- the cbiG gene encoding cobalt-precorrin 5A hydrolase, which translates to MTGTVVIALERFLPDARRIAGALGAEVIPYGPDVFREAFAGYRRIVALMSAGIAVRGIAPLLVDKWRDPAVVVVSPDLRYAVPVVGGHHGGNDLARELAALGIEPVITTATETRGRESVEGIAARRGCDIVNRDSTRAVNAAILDADVPLYAVTGPGIVVAGPGISFLARKGDYAVGVGCRKGVSAADVTAAVGQALHEAGVAPDEVLVYATTAKKRGEAGLLQGIFDLGGNLVFLDDDMINAWEVKTPSRASLIGLVGVAEPAALAVSKRKELVLAKQAYGSVTVAIAR; encoded by the coding sequence ATGACCGGGACTGTCGTGATAGCCCTCGAGCGGTTCCTCCCCGATGCACGCCGGATAGCAGGCGCGCTCGGCGCTGAGGTCATCCCCTACGGCCCTGACGTGTTCCGGGAAGCCTTTGCCGGCTACCGCCGGATCGTCGCCCTGATGTCGGCCGGGATCGCAGTCCGGGGGATCGCTCCCCTCCTCGTCGACAAGTGGCGGGACCCGGCAGTCGTGGTGGTCAGCCCGGATCTCCGCTACGCCGTCCCGGTCGTCGGCGGGCATCACGGCGGAAACGATCTCGCGCGGGAACTCGCCGCCCTCGGGATCGAGCCCGTGATCACGACCGCGACCGAGACCCGGGGCCGGGAGTCGGTGGAGGGAATCGCCGCCCGCAGAGGGTGCGATATCGTGAACCGCGACTCCACCAGGGCGGTGAACGCCGCGATCCTGGACGCAGACGTGCCCCTCTACGCCGTCACCGGCCCGGGGATCGTCGTCGCGGGACCGGGGATCTCCTTCCTTGCGAGGAAGGGCGACTACGCCGTCGGCGTTGGGTGCCGGAAGGGTGTTTCGGCGGCAGATGTGACCGCGGCAGTCGGGCAGGCGCTCCATGAGGCAGGAGTCGCCCCGGACGAGGTCCTCGTCTACGCAACGACCGCAAAGAAGCGCGGGGAGGCGGGGCTCCTCCAGGGGATCTTCGACCTCGGCGGCAACCTCGTCTTCCTGGACGACGATATGATTAACGCTTGGGAGGTCAAAACACCCTCAAGGGCCTCCCTGATCGGACTTGTCGGGGTCGCGGAACCAGCGGCCCTGGCGGTCTCGAAGCGCAAAGAACTGGTGCTTGCCAAGCAGGCCTATGGGAGTGTTACTGTTGCAATCGCGCGATAA
- the cobJ gene encoding precorrin-3B C(17)-methyltransferase, whose product MGVLLLQSRDNRGRLYIVSTGPGNLLHMTPRALKALGEAECVIGNGFYLDLVMPMLAGKEVIRSSMGREVDRAKKALALSEDRVVAMVSGGDAGIYGMASIVLEVAERSGTAVPVEVVPGITAAVSAASRLGSPLSGDYVTMSLSDLLTPWEEIERRLDLAFQMRVPVVLYNPRSRGRPHNLGAAIGIARRHLPAETPVGVVRNAYREGEERLITTLGEFEDHFAFVDMHSIVFVGGEETRIWRDEGDERGIITPRGYHRKYVY is encoded by the coding sequence ATGGGAGTGTTACTGTTGCAATCGCGCGATAATAGAGGAAGGCTGTATATTGTCAGCACCGGCCCCGGCAACCTGCTGCACATGACGCCCCGGGCACTAAAAGCCCTCGGCGAGGCCGAATGCGTCATCGGCAACGGGTTCTACCTGGACCTGGTTATGCCGATGCTGGCCGGAAAAGAAGTCATCAGGAGCAGCATGGGCCGGGAGGTCGACCGGGCGAAGAAGGCGCTCGCCCTCAGCGAGGACCGGGTCGTCGCGATGGTGAGCGGCGGCGATGCCGGGATCTACGGGATGGCGAGCATCGTGCTCGAGGTGGCGGAACGATCGGGGACTGCGGTCCCGGTCGAGGTCGTCCCCGGTATCACGGCCGCGGTCTCTGCGGCCTCACGGCTGGGCTCGCCGCTCTCGGGGGACTACGTCACGATGAGTCTCTCTGACCTCCTGACGCCCTGGGAGGAGATCGAGCGGAGGCTCGATCTCGCGTTTCAGATGCGGGTGCCGGTCGTTCTCTACAACCCCCGGAGCCGGGGGAGACCGCACAACCTGGGCGCGGCGATCGGGATCGCCCGCCGCCACCTCCCGGCCGAAACGCCGGTCGGGGTGGTCAGGAACGCCTACCGTGAGGGGGAGGAGCGGCTGATCACGACGCTTGGTGAGTTTGAAGACCACTTCGCCTTTGTGGATATGCACTCGATCGTTTTTGTCGGCGGAGAAGAGACAAGGATCTGGAGGGATGAGGGAGATGAGAGAGGAATCATCACGCCCCGGGGATACCACCGGAAATACGTATACTGA
- a CDS encoding precorrin-8X methylmutase, which yields MREESSRPGDTTGNTYTDLAAVTPEAYAIASTSRNLARERVGNATPEDRIRQRCSIAVGDFAMADLMRFAGDPVAAGLAALAREAPIITDIRMVQAGILKRGHGSEILCALDYGEDIARERGITRTSAGFVALRDRIEGSIVVIGNAPSALLVICDMVREGVHPALVVGTPVGFVNAAESKEALRALDVPSVSNAGTRGGTPVAVAAINEIITILAERAGYEGPGY from the coding sequence ATGAGAGAGGAATCATCACGCCCCGGGGATACCACCGGAAATACGTATACTGACCTTGCGGCGGTCACCCCTGAGGCATACGCGATAGCGAGCACGAGCCGGAACCTTGCCCGTGAGCGGGTGGGGAACGCCACCCCCGAGGATCGGATCAGGCAGCGGTGCTCGATAGCGGTCGGCGACTTTGCGATGGCGGACCTGATGCGCTTCGCCGGTGACCCGGTTGCGGCCGGGCTTGCCGCGCTCGCCCGGGAGGCGCCGATCATCACCGATATCAGGATGGTGCAGGCCGGCATCCTGAAACGCGGGCATGGAAGCGAGATCCTCTGCGCCCTCGACTATGGGGAGGATATCGCCCGGGAGCGCGGGATCACCCGGACGTCTGCCGGGTTTGTTGCCCTGCGGGACCGGATCGAGGGTTCGATCGTGGTCATCGGGAACGCCCCCTCGGCGCTCCTTGTTATCTGTGATATGGTCAGGGAAGGGGTGCATCCGGCGCTGGTTGTCGGGACCCCGGTCGGGTTTGTGAACGCGGCGGAGTCGAAGGAGGCGCTCCGTGCCCTCGATGTGCCGTCGGTCTCCAACGCCGGCACCCGGGGCGGCACGCCGGTGGCGGTGGCGGCGATAAACGAGATCATCACGATTCTTGCCGAGCGTGCAGGTTATGAAGGACCCGGTTACTGA
- a CDS encoding cobalt-precorrin-5B (C(1))-methyltransferase, with amino-acid sequence MKDPVTDFEYPAEWVAACRSPALLPDVRRGLAVLTSSGTVLRRGFTTGTTAAAACKAAVLSLAEDEEITGVGITLPCGIAVRIPVDAYRGTASCWKDAGDYPSDVTAGLEFVATAAPSISGSVQFVPGEGIGSFARNTHRHRQGTPAISEPALDCIRRSIAEGVEEADLPGVTVILTVPRGAEVAQKTLNPKIGVHGGISVLGTTGLVEPWDDHLMEGVLDRIARAPGGVVLTTGRLGLRYSRLLFPEREAVLVGSKLAEALRVVDGDAVICGLPGLILKFMNPDVLDGTGCATVEELSATPEWDDVASREIAAFQERYPRVRVVLVSRDGKVIGESP; translated from the coding sequence ATGAAGGACCCGGTTACTGATTTTGAGTATCCCGCCGAGTGGGTGGCGGCGTGCCGGTCGCCTGCCCTCCTCCCCGATGTCAGGCGGGGTCTTGCGGTCCTGACTTCGTCGGGAACGGTCCTCCGCCGGGGGTTTACGACCGGGACGACGGCGGCTGCGGCCTGTAAGGCGGCGGTCCTCTCGCTTGCAGAGGACGAGGAGATCACGGGGGTGGGGATCACCCTCCCCTGCGGTATCGCGGTCAGGATCCCTGTGGACGCCTACCGCGGGACAGCGTCGTGCTGGAAGGACGCGGGGGATTACCCCTCTGACGTGACAGCAGGGCTTGAGTTCGTCGCGACCGCCGCGCCCTCGATCTCGGGGTCAGTCCAGTTCGTCCCCGGCGAGGGTATCGGGAGTTTTGCCAGGAACACCCACCGCCACCGCCAGGGGACGCCGGCGATCAGTGAACCGGCGCTCGACTGTATCAGGCGGTCGATCGCGGAGGGGGTGGAGGAGGCCGACCTCCCGGGTGTAACGGTCATCCTGACAGTCCCCCGGGGCGCTGAGGTCGCACAGAAGACGCTGAACCCGAAGATCGGGGTGCACGGTGGGATATCGGTCCTCGGGACAACCGGGCTCGTGGAGCCCTGGGACGACCACCTGATGGAGGGGGTGCTCGACCGGATCGCCCGGGCTCCCGGGGGGGTTGTGCTGACGACCGGGCGGCTCGGGCTCCGCTACTCCCGGCTCCTCTTCCCGGAGCGGGAGGCGGTCCTCGTGGGGAGCAAGCTTGCCGAGGCACTCCGGGTGGTGGACGGGGATGCTGTGATCTGCGGGCTCCCCGGCCTGATCCTGAAGTTCATGAACCCGGATGTGCTCGACGGGACCGGGTGCGCGACGGTCGAGGAGCTCTCGGCGACCCCGGAGTGGGATGATGTGGCCAGCCGGGAGATTGCGGCGTTCCAGGAGCGCTACCCGCGCGTTCGGGTCGTGCTCGTCAGCCGCGACGGGAAGGTCATCGGGGAGTCGCCGTGA
- a CDS encoding cobalt-precorrin-7 (C(5))-methyltransferase has protein sequence MKVVGVGCGPGMLTAEAAAVIAGATLIYGSPRAIALARAAIRPGCEVHEIEDYGGLRSLPAGAVVLSTGDPMLAGLGYLPGEVVPGISSLQVAFARLKVPLVRAAVVSAHGKDHARAVADAREEVLRGRVVFLIADPAFDVGALAAALPPETRVAVCEDLGYPEERVAVGTGAEPPAVRGDLFVVVAGEF, from the coding sequence GTGAAGGTCGTGGGCGTTGGCTGCGGTCCGGGTATGCTGACAGCAGAGGCGGCCGCGGTCATCGCGGGGGCGACGCTCATTTACGGCTCACCCCGGGCGATCGCGCTTGCCCGGGCTGCCATCCGGCCGGGGTGCGAGGTGCACGAGATCGAGGATTACGGGGGCTTACGGTCCCTCCCGGCAGGCGCGGTCGTCCTCTCGACGGGGGACCCGATGCTTGCGGGGCTCGGCTACCTCCCGGGTGAGGTGGTTCCCGGGATATCCTCCCTCCAGGTCGCCTTCGCCAGGCTGAAGGTCCCGCTCGTGCGGGCTGCGGTCGTCTCGGCCCACGGGAAGGACCATGCCCGGGCAGTCGCCGATGCCAGGGAGGAGGTCCTGCGGGGCCGGGTGGTCTTCCTCATCGCCGACCCGGCCTTCGATGTCGGGGCGCTCGCGGCCGCCCTTCCGCCGGAGACCAGGGTCGCCGTTTGCGAGGATCTCGGCTACCCGGAGGAGCGGGTCGCGGTCGGGACGGGGGCAGAGCCCCCGGCGGTCCGGGGGGACCTCTTTGTGGTGGTGGCGGGGGAGTTTTAG
- a CDS encoding transglutaminase-like domain-containing protein encodes MNHRSTAALLVISALLLLLAAGCTATPQDTKTLDASGPSPADEAYARGLAEYGAANYRIAEERFAEAYALYTGVGDAAKALTARNAIFRANRTYMEYPFDRAAAEAALWERIPGITDAAIAEWLDARAQTIVSENETLYFYDVTGNYLYAHPDEMQKQNERNLDFDYIARYAWSENRSGGSGPYVNPVRYAGVERLEIPHEAFPSSGILKIWFPLPVETDAQRNVTVTNLSAPDFIVAGPFTTGDIGYVYYEVPAEAVNGDLVITADIAFTSYEQIFEDIDPALVGEYNTSDPEYLLYTRSERNIEITDAVREKAREIVGNETNPHLQAQMIYYHIIETYPYSHVPHASLDAREPKVAESTYMFKTGHGDCGTQSLLFSAFCRSLGIPARALGGYQMIIAETPGGHFWSEYYLPGYGWVPNDVTVAEAADWVVLPGEKRTAFKDYYAANLDPARLVIQKNVDAPMDPALPDDAVFFRVVRQVPAVVSDTADYDLDLFCMGCFGISLTAADQ; translated from the coding sequence ATGAATCACCGTTCAACTGCTGCTCTTCTGGTCATCTCTGCACTCCTGCTCCTCCTTGCGGCTGGATGCACCGCCACACCACAGGATACGAAAACGCTCGATGCATCGGGTCCCTCGCCTGCCGACGAGGCCTACGCCCGGGGGCTCGCCGAATACGGAGCCGCCAACTATCGTATCGCCGAAGAACGCTTCGCGGAGGCCTACGCCCTCTACACCGGCGTAGGTGATGCGGCTAAGGCGTTGACGGCGAGAAATGCTATCTTCCGGGCGAACCGGACGTATATGGAGTACCCGTTCGACCGTGCGGCCGCAGAGGCGGCGCTGTGGGAGAGGATCCCCGGCATCACCGATGCGGCGATAGCCGAATGGCTGGATGCTCGCGCCCAGACGATCGTTTCGGAGAACGAGACGCTCTACTTCTACGACGTCACCGGGAACTACCTCTACGCGCACCCCGACGAGATGCAGAAGCAGAACGAGAGGAATCTCGACTTCGACTACATCGCCCGGTACGCCTGGTCGGAGAACCGGTCCGGGGGGTCCGGGCCGTACGTGAACCCGGTCCGCTACGCGGGCGTCGAACGGCTGGAGATCCCGCACGAGGCGTTTCCCTCATCCGGGATCCTGAAGATCTGGTTCCCGCTCCCGGTCGAGACGGACGCGCAGAGGAACGTCACCGTCACGAACCTCTCGGCTCCCGACTTCATCGTCGCCGGCCCGTTCACCACGGGAGATATCGGTTACGTCTACTACGAGGTCCCGGCCGAGGCGGTCAACGGGGACCTCGTCATCACGGCGGATATCGCGTTCACCTCCTACGAGCAGATATTCGAGGATATCGACCCGGCACTGGTCGGGGAGTACAACACGAGCGACCCCGAGTACCTGCTCTACACGAGATCCGAGCGCAACATCGAGATCACGGACGCGGTCCGGGAGAAGGCGCGGGAGATCGTCGGAAATGAGACGAACCCGCACCTCCAGGCGCAGATGATCTACTACCACATCATCGAGACCTACCCCTACAGCCACGTTCCGCACGCTTCACTCGATGCCCGCGAGCCCAAGGTCGCCGAGTCGACCTATATGTTCAAGACCGGCCACGGCGACTGCGGCACCCAGAGCTTGCTCTTCTCTGCATTCTGCCGGTCGCTCGGGATCCCCGCCCGTGCCCTCGGTGGCTACCAGATGATCATAGCTGAGACGCCCGGCGGCCACTTCTGGTCGGAGTATTACCTGCCCGGCTACGGCTGGGTCCCGAATGACGTGACGGTTGCCGAGGCGGCAGACTGGGTCGTCCTCCCAGGGGAGAAACGGACGGCGTTCAAGGACTACTACGCCGCGAACCTCGACCCGGCACGCCTTGTCATCCAGAAGAACGTCGACGCCCCGATGGACCCGGCCCTACCCGACGATGCTGTCTTCTTCAGGGTTGTCCGGCAGGTCCCGGCGGTCGTCTCCGATACGGCAGATTACGACCTGGATCTCTTCTGCATGGGGTGTTTCGGGATCAGTCTTACGGCTGCCGACCAATAA
- a CDS encoding PEGA domain-containing protein, which yields MQSVIRNLLVFSLIACVLIVLPSSAQPSIGGDNGWYAVNCNVNGAQVYFDDEYKGTIEAGVLNVPVYTTGTPYKSFRVEKDGYATYYGDVTTVPGKGEVFDLYATLNPVEPTSAPLIGGDVGWYTVHANVDGATVMFDNEAKGVISQGVLSVQVYTTATPYKTYTVSMDGYQPYTGSIDRYPGKGETVDLYATLNPVATPTQKSPLAPVLAGCALLIAGLLLVAGRKQD from the coding sequence ATGCAGAGTGTTATACGCAATCTCCTGGTCTTTTCTCTCATCGCCTGCGTCCTTATTGTTCTTCCCTCGAGTGCTCAGCCTTCCATAGGCGGGGACAACGGATGGTATGCGGTCAACTGTAACGTGAACGGAGCACAGGTCTACTTCGACGACGAGTATAAGGGAACAATCGAGGCGGGCGTTCTCAACGTCCCGGTCTACACCACCGGAACCCCCTACAAGTCGTTCCGCGTCGAGAAAGACGGGTACGCCACCTACTACGGAGACGTCACCACGGTTCCCGGCAAAGGTGAGGTCTTCGACCTCTACGCGACGCTGAACCCCGTCGAGCCCACTTCGGCGCCGCTGATCGGGGGAGATGTCGGCTGGTACACCGTCCACGCTAACGTTGACGGCGCGACGGTCATGTTCGACAACGAGGCCAAAGGCGTCATCAGCCAGGGCGTCCTCTCCGTGCAGGTCTACACGACCGCAACACCGTACAAGACCTACACCGTCTCGATGGATGGGTATCAGCCCTACACGGGCTCTATTGACCGGTATCCCGGCAAGGGAGAGACCGTCGACCTCTACGCGACGCTGAACCCCGTGGCGACTCCCACACAGAAGTCGCCCCTCGCCCCGGTTCTCGCCGGCTGCGCCCTGCTGATCGCCGGGCTGCTGCTGGTTGCGGGAAGAAAGCAGGACTAA
- a CDS encoding SDR family NAD(P)-dependent oxidoreductase, whose protein sequence is MSDSGYYKGNICIVTGANSGIGYAVSEELLRRGAIVYMAGRSPEKIARAADQLSAYGDRVRTLIMDVTKQEEVEKGIAGAAAEAGRLDMLFNNAGVGGTLQFETATLEDWKTIIDVNLWSVIYGVHAAVPIMLKQGSGHIVNTGSVAGLIPFPFQALYSLTKYGVTGLTECLKYEFADKGLHFSVVCPANIATPIFNKAIDGKAYGELRIPDDAYPVDKAAALILDRVAEHKGIIIVPEEPNTEAWRGYVCGDPEVEELLLQMARDRRAAYEKGGMYF, encoded by the coding sequence ATGAGTGATTCCGGGTATTACAAGGGTAACATCTGTATCGTAACCGGTGCAAACTCCGGGATCGGGTATGCAGTGAGCGAAGAACTCCTGAGGCGGGGGGCAATCGTCTACATGGCGGGACGCAGTCCGGAGAAGATTGCCCGGGCCGCCGATCAGCTCTCTGCATACGGCGACCGGGTCCGCACGCTTATTATGGACGTGACGAAGCAGGAGGAGGTCGAGAAGGGTATCGCGGGTGCGGCGGCAGAGGCAGGCCGGCTGGACATGCTCTTCAACAACGCCGGGGTCGGGGGCACCCTCCAGTTCGAGACGGCCACCCTCGAGGACTGGAAGACCATCATCGACGTCAACCTCTGGAGCGTCATTTACGGGGTCCACGCCGCCGTACCGATCATGCTCAAGCAGGGGTCCGGCCACATCGTAAATACCGGATCGGTCGCGGGCCTTATTCCGTTCCCGTTCCAGGCGCTCTATTCCCTTACAAAATACGGCGTCACCGGTCTTACCGAATGCCTGAAGTACGAGTTCGCGGACAAAGGGCTCCATTTCTCGGTCGTCTGTCCCGCGAATATCGCGACCCCCATCTTCAACAAAGCAATCGATGGTAAAGCCTACGGTGAGCTGAGAATCCCTGATGATGCGTATCCCGTCGATAAAGCAGCAGCCCTCATCCTGGACCGGGTCGCAGAGCATAAGGGGATCATCATCGTCCCCGAGGAGCCCAACACCGAAGCCTGGAGAGGATACGTCTGCGGCGACCCGGAGGTGGAAGAGCTATTGCTGCAGATGGCGCGTGACCGCAGGGCGGCATACGAAAAGGGTGGAATGTATTTCTGA
- a CDS encoding acetoacetate decarboxylase family protein encodes MFRPQDDFTYLMPPHFGGCKFDSGTLITQRSTALAISYETDKELLEQYIPEGFELLAPEVEVSFNKFSEINWMHGGQYNLINVAAPVRFHGKKDELDGAYTLVVWENKTAPILGGREQTGIPKVYADIEDLHIVTPHYATTISYEGNTFLTMEFTATGAITGKELDAVRSQFVSINTLGWRYIPKVGAPGAELSQFVLYPQSMEVETAQAGKGSLRWTELTPMQNPMQYHIINSLAALPVKRVTGAILAEGRAVLRAMGARVIE; translated from the coding sequence GTGTTCCGACCGCAGGACGACTTCACGTATCTGATGCCTCCCCACTTTGGGGGATGCAAATTCGATTCCGGGACGCTGATCACGCAGCGATCGACGGCCCTTGCTATCAGTTATGAGACCGACAAAGAACTTCTTGAACAGTACATTCCGGAAGGATTTGAGTTGTTGGCCCCTGAAGTGGAGGTCAGTTTCAACAAGTTCTCCGAGATCAACTGGATGCACGGCGGCCAGTACAACCTGATCAATGTGGCGGCGCCGGTCCGGTTCCACGGAAAGAAGGACGAGCTCGACGGTGCATACACGCTGGTGGTCTGGGAGAACAAAACCGCACCCATCCTCGGGGGGCGGGAACAGACCGGCATCCCGAAGGTTTACGCGGATATTGAGGATCTGCACATCGTAACGCCCCACTACGCCACTACTATCAGTTATGAAGGAAACACCTTCCTCACCATGGAGTTTACGGCCACCGGGGCGATAACCGGGAAGGAACTGGATGCCGTCAGGTCTCAGTTCGTCTCCATAAACACCCTGGGATGGCGGTACATCCCAAAAGTAGGCGCTCCCGGAGCGGAGTTGAGTCAGTTCGTCCTCTACCCCCAGAGCATGGAGGTGGAGACGGCACAGGCCGGGAAGGGCAGCCTTCGATGGACCGAACTGACCCCGATGCAGAACCCGATGCAGTATCACATCATCAACAGCCTCGCCGCTCTCCCCGTGAAAAGGGTGACCGGGGCGATACTTGCGGAGGGAAGGGCTGTCCTTCGTGCTATGGGTGCCAGGGTCATCGAATGA
- a CDS encoding DUF308 domain-containing protein: MVVDSQRDQTISSNVRGESDLTLEVVILLIFGVFMLLFGLLLFRIHAGELPYTPDSTYGLFLALVSFQIVTMGKTPFGDLRRSWAVIILGICTAVLGMIACFVPEPLTELARILVGVMLFAGGAVLLLQLLFSEERGRAWMKISGLLRQLTIACALVYVMSIVLGLVTLLPGITTDPQTAVLLIIYGISIFYLSWCIQNVTRRYPPEETTKPARVT, from the coding sequence TTGGTAGTTGACAGTCAGCGGGACCAAACAATCTCTTCAAACGTCAGGGGTGAGTCCGACCTTACCCTTGAGGTTGTCATCCTGCTCATCTTCGGAGTGTTCATGCTCCTCTTCGGGTTGCTGCTGTTCAGGATTCATGCGGGAGAACTGCCGTATACCCCGGACAGCACCTACGGACTTTTCCTGGCACTCGTCTCTTTCCAGATCGTCACGATGGGAAAGACCCCATTCGGCGATCTCCGGCGTTCCTGGGCGGTTATCATACTTGGCATATGCACGGCGGTCCTCGGGATGATCGCCTGCTTCGTTCCCGAACCGCTGACCGAACTGGCTCGTATCCTTGTTGGCGTTATGCTTTTTGCCGGAGGGGCCGTTCTCCTCCTGCAACTGCTCTTCTCCGAAGAGAGGGGAAGAGCATGGATGAAGATCTCCGGGCTACTCCGGCAACTGACGATTGCCTGCGCCCTTGTGTACGTCATGTCGATCGTGTTAGGCCTTGTTACCCTCCTCCCCGGCATCACGACTGACCCGCAGACCGCGGTACTGCTCATCATCTACGGCATCAGCATCTTCTACCTCTCGTGGTGTATTCAGAACGTGACCAGACGGTACCCTCCCGAAGAAACAACAAAGCCTGCTCGAGTGACATGA